DNA from Pseudomonadota bacterium:
TAGCTTGAGTACGGGAAAGCCTTGCGCACATCGTAGTTAACCCCTGAGCCACGCAACATCGGGCCGGTCAGGCTAAGGCCAATAGCCTCCTCTGCAGTTAGAATTCCGATATCGCACATACGGTCGATAAATATTCTGTTCCTGGTAAGCAACCTATCGCTGTTGGCTAAATGCTCACGCACCTTCTTGAATGCGTCCTGCATCCTTCCTGCGAAGCCCTCTGTTAGATCATCCTTAACGCCCCCTACTCGACCGTAAGAGACGGTCAGTCGCGCACCGGTGACCTCTTCTATTAGGCCCCACAGAGACTCGCGCGCCTCCATCATATAGAGCATCACGGTAAAGGCTCCCAGCTCCATGGCTGATGCCCCAAGGCAGGTCAGGTGATCACTTACACGCGA
Protein-coding regions in this window:
- a CDS encoding NADH-quinone oxidoreductase subunit D (Catalyzes the transfer of electrons from NADH to quinone), which produces MTQGKLLEVDVGVGGITTSFRPRALGDDLHSESMIVNMGPAHPATHGTIRVVVELSGEKIIDADVDVGYLHRGFEKMCETVDYNQVMPYTDRLNYVSPLINNFGWCLTIEKLLGIEAPKRAQYIRVILSEISRVSDHLTCLGASAMELGAFTVMLYMMEARESLWGLIEEVTGARLTVSYGRVGGVKDDLTEGFAGRMQDAFKKVREHLANSDRLLTRNRIFIDRMCDIGILTAEEAIGLSLTGPMLRGSGVNYDVRKAFPYSS